A single window of Periophthalmus magnuspinnatus isolate fPerMag1 chromosome 9, fPerMag1.2.pri, whole genome shotgun sequence DNA harbors:
- the adam9 gene encoding disintegrin and metalloproteinase domain-containing protein 9, whose amino-acid sequence MGTGVFICVLLLSAPAAALLQTQHLSSYHLTVPRPIGGRLRRGLDGVPPNQMSYIINVEGQDHVVRLHRNTILLPPDFTVFTYRDDGSLLSSTPPVQDHCHYSGEVEGMEDSSVALSVCNGLRGVLHLTHDSFGIEPLNQDSHQDQDSGQHLVYRLQDVTSQPSGCGTAHHDDHGNATEHAQSGPEEIPHRPHTRRKRAVLHQTHYVELLLVVDNERFNFMRQNDTAVREEMVHLANLIDSIYIQLNVRVVLVGLEIWTQQNPISIE is encoded by the exons ATGGGAACTGGAGTCTTCATCTGCGTCCTGCTGCTGTCCGCCCCGGCCGCAG CCCTGCTTCAGACCCAGCACCTGTCCTCATATCACCTGACTGTCCCTCGACCGATCGGCGGGCGGCTGAGGCGGGGCTTAGACGGAGTGCCGCCCAATCAG ATGTCCTACATCATAAATGTGGAGGGACAGGACCATGTAGTGCGCCTCCACAGGAACAC GATATTGCTGCCTCCAGACTTCACTGTTTTCACCTACAGAGATGACGGCTCCCTGCTCAGCTCCACCCCCCCTGTGCag GACCACTGTCATTACAGCGGAGAGGTGGAGGGGATGGAGGACTCGTCTGTGGCTCTGAGTGTCTGCAACGGACTCAG AGGAGTGCTCCATTTGACCCATGACAGTTTTGGGATCGAACCCTTAAACCAAGACTCACATCAGGACCAGGACTCGGGGCAGCACCTGGTGTACCGCCTACAGGATGTGACATCACAGCCGAGTGGATGTGGCACTGCTCACCATGACGACCACGGGAACGCCACAGAGCATGCTCAGTCTGGTCCAGAGGAGATCCCCCACAGACCACACACCagg aggAAGAGGGCGGTGCTGCACCAGACTCACTATGTGGAGCTTCTCCTGGTGGTGGACAATGAGCGG tttaatttcaTGCGGCAGAATGACACGGCCGTGCGGGAGGAGATGGTGCACTTGGCCAACCTCATCGACAGC atTTACATTCAGCTGAACGTTCGGGTTGTCCTCGTGGGGCTGGAGATCTGGACACAGCAGAACCCCATCAGCATAGAA